The genomic segment GTCTGCCGGCCTCAAGTTCGGGCCGTCACAGCCACTGCGTTCTAATAGGCCCTGATTTTTGTTGGTACACGGACCTAAGGGGTTACGTAGTGTCCAGATTCGGCCGAATCTCTGTATGCTGAGCTGGCATGTGCAAAGCTTACATAGCATCTGCACTGTAGGATCACCTGCAGGCACTCTGGGCGCAAGTGACATGGTGTAAAAGGGGATCATACTTGTACATTAGGGACAACATAAGGTGAAGCTATAGCGTGTTCCTGACTTAAGCATCCTtcttctttttcttcttctcTTCTTTTTCGGCCTTTTTAGCCGCCTTTTTAGCCGCCTTCTCTACGTCCTCAGACTTGCTCTTCTTATccttctttttcttcttcttgtcCACCTTGGAGGATGTCTTTAGAGTCTTCTTCTTATCCGCCGAgtcttcctcctcgtctGCTTCCACATCTTCCTTATCATCCTCTTCAGCATCCACATCCATCAGATCGCCAGCTGCCTCTTCAATAGCAGCAATAGCCTTGCGCATAGCATCACTGTTCTTGGTCGTCGGCTTACCCGTTTCGTAGAAAGCCAAGCGCTCTTCCACCTGCATATGCAAAACCTCACCAAACTTGGTGGAGGGCGCCTCGGAGAAGCAGTCGATACGGCATGCAATGCTGATTTTGTTGGCAAGAAAACGGGACATGCGACCCTTATTCTTgggcgcagcacgcgaGATAGCTGATGCATGGTAGATCAAACCGTATTTGGGCGTGTTGCCTTTCGTCTTAAGGGCACGGAACAATGCCTTTTCGGCTCCGAGAATCTGCACCGTTGAGGCAGGGTACTTGGCCAGGTTGGTGAGAGAGCCCGCGTGTGAGATGAGACGCGCGCCAACGACTTCACCAAGAAGGGCAGAGAGGTTAGGTGCCACAAGATGCATCTTTTCAACGAGATAGGCGTGCATGCTCTTGCGATAGTCAGCCAGATGCACGACCCGGTCTGCAAAGTTTTCAATGTTGATCATGTCCAATTCACCGACTTCTGTGCCCATACTAGCGCGGGCCGCATCCAAAACGTTGTGAGCAGCTGTCTCATCACCTTCGAGAATATCGGTGAGGTCCTCTAGATTATCTTCGCTCAGGTGTTCCTTGGCCTTGATGTAGCGAGCCAATCGAGCATAAGTGATATTGTCAGGCACAATGCGCACCAGTTCAGGGAAGTGCCAGCCGTACCATTCGCGCACTCGCATCGCAAATGTATTCACATCCTTGTCAAGCGTATCAAGCAGAGCAATAGCCTGAATAATCATATTGTCGCTGCGGTTGACATTAAACTTGACTTTGGACCGGGAAAACGAGTGACCCAATCCGAGCTGAGCGCGAGCCAGGTCGCCATCCGCCATACCTTTAAGAAGCTTTTCCGCATGAAGACGCACACCACGAATAAGCTCCTGCGATGTCTCGCCCGTGTCACATGGAATGCCAAGCTCGCCCACAATGGATGAGGCAAGGTTGCGATCGCACACACCCAGCTCGATGCCCTTGACCTTTTTCCCTTCAGGGCGCAGGTTTTGCGTTAGTAATGTCTTGAGATGCTCGTTAGCGACGCCTTCCGAAATATCAAGGGCCCCTTGGAGAGCATCTGGTGCACTCTTGAAAGGGCTAAAGCTCAAAAGCTTCACCATCTTGCCGAACGACGGAAGatcgtccatggcctctTGAACCTGCTTGGTTTGTGACCCAATACTTTCTACCTGCTCGACCTTGAACAGCGCAAGGCCGACGGCGCTCTCAAAAAGCACATGCGTCGGTGTGCCCGGCATGCTTCACGATAGAGAGTCGGAAAAAAATGGCTCGGCCATCCACTCTGTGCCGTGTCACGCCCCAGGGCCAGTAGGGGCTTTGCAATTTTTTCGTGTGCTTGGTTCGTGCACGTGACATCGGCCGATGTCCAGGCTGCCCCTCGCCCCCTGGTGTGGGTGTGCGTGGGCAGGGCTGACTGATCGGTggaccagcgccgtgcgacGCGTCAGAGCAACTTCGTCCTTCTGTCGTCACCGAGTACCATGTCGCGCAGTAGTTATGATCGACACCTGACGATCTTTTCGCCTGAAGGCCGTCTCTATCAGGTGGAGTATGCATTCAAAGCCATTAGTGGTGCTGGTATCACAGCTGTCGCTGTGCGTGGCAGAGACACCGTGGTCGTGGCGACTCAAAAGAAGTTACCTGACAAGCTGATCGATGCCTCGACGGTGACACACATTTTCATGATTACGCCCCAAATCGGCTGCGTTGTGACGGGAAGAACGCCTGATGCGCGGGCGCAagtgcagcgcgcgcgctcggAAGCGGCTGAGTTTCAGTACAAGTACGGATACCCCATCACGCCCGATTTGCTTGCCAAGCGCCTCGCTAATATCAATCAGGTGTATACGCAAAaggcggcgatgcggccGCTTGGCATTGCTATGATTTTGATTGGTCTGGATGATGAGCAGGGTCAGGAACCGCAAATTTTCAAGCTTGACCCGGCGGGCCATTACGTGGGATACCGTGCTACGGCGAGTGGGACGAAGCAAACTGAGGCGATCAGCTTTCTCGAAAAGCAGTTCAAGCGCGTGCCAACAGCTATGGCACcggatgcggcgctggcggaGGCAGAGAACATGGTCCGTGAGCTGTCTCGTGAGGACGTACTGGACATGGCCGTCAACACGCTCCATACCGTGCTGGCACAGGAGCTCAAGCCCAGTGAAGTGGAGATTGGTATCGTGGGTGGCCCTGCTGTGCGCGACCCATCGGCTGACCCACGCGAGGCTGAGGCACAGCGTCGGTTCCGGACGCTGGGCGAAGCGGATATAGTGCAGAttctcgagcgcctcgccgagAGGGATTAGCTCCGTAGCATTACTCTGTACTATCGACCTTGGCCTTTTTGGCCTCACGGCGCGTTGCTTTGTCACCGTGTCGCTTCTTGGGCCGAGGCTCCTCGTTGCGTTGCTTGCGCTCACGAGCCAACGCCTCGAGCCGTGCCCGCATGGGGTTGACGGGCGCTTCTGTTTCTTGATCTGAGGCTTCCTGCATCGGCTCAGCCGCAGGTGCATCGGATGCCAGGGGGGGATCATCGTCCTGGTCGTCGTTCGAGGGTGgcgcttcttcttcgtcctcgtcgctGCTTTCTTCAAAGAGCTGTtcatcgtcgcgcgccacgaaCGTATCAGGCTCCTCATccgacgcagcaggcgcggtcttcttcttccgcGGTGCTGAGGCACGTGGCTTGCGTGGCTCGGGCGACGGTTCACGATCGTACTCAATCTGGCTTGCTTCTtcgcgcgcacgacgacgcgattcggcgatggcctcggcacggcggcgATGCTCCTCTTCTTTCtcacgacgcagctgtgTGAGATGCGCCTCACGTTCGCGCTGCTTTTCGTCGAGACGAGCCAGCTTTTCACGCTGCGCGTCTTCGTGGGCCACGGCTTCCTGGAGCTGCGGCTCTGCCTGCTTGAGCAAGGACATGTCGGCATACTtggcacgctgctcgaccACTTCGTCGGTGATGTATAGGAGCTGCTGATGCTTCGCAGCGTCCATAAGCACGCCCTCCAAGAGTggctgcgcctgccgcACCCATTCGATCGCCATGCGAAGATGAGCGGACGTGCGCTGCTCCATCGGTTCGTCATAGAGCATTTGGAGGGCCTTGTGGGCCATAACAGCGCGGTTGTATTGCAGCTGCTTCCATTCGATACCGGCGGTGCTGGACACATGAGCCATATCCGCACTGGAGCCCCCACAGCGTTCGAGAAGCACTTGGGCGGCCGTGTCGAgctgcgacatggccaCGTCGATGTGGGACATCGCGTGCTCATGCATACCCAACGCATaaagcgcgcgcgccgagtaCTGCAGCACCGCCGGATCGCGTCCACAGTCGTAGCGCGTAAGCGCCAATTCGTACACATGTGCGGCACGGTCCCAGGCACCACATAGCATGAATGCGTGGCCTTGGCAGACATATACACtggcatcgtcgcgcacatcgcgcagTTTGCCAAacagcgccgtggcgtcttcggcggccgccttgcggcgtgcctcgagcgtATCGGGCGCGACGTTGGGATCTCCCAATGCATCGTCGGCCACAAGAATGGCTAGGCCTTGGGCAGCAAACACGTTTTGAGGGTTGGCGGCCAAAGCCTTGTCGAACAGATCAGCGGCACGCAACATGCACTtggctcgctcggcgcgctgaTTCGGGCCGGGTGCAGCGTGAATGCCCAGCTGATAGTAGGCCCAGCCCAGTGCGCCGAGTGAGTAGGCGTCGTGCCGAGCTTCCTCCGTTGCTCGCTTGGCGATGCTCGCGCTGCCAAACACAGCCTTGCCGGCATCGGGGCCCAAAAACAGCTGTGCAGCCGAGTCCTTCAGGGCCTGCCAAGCCGCGTGTCGGTTGGCCGGGTACGTGCCtgccaagaagcgcatgTACtcagcgcgcacgctcagGTCGCTAGGATCACTTGACAGGGCCTCTTTGAAGCGGGCATTCGCCACATCCCGGgccgagcgcatcacgcCGCCGTCTTGGACCTCGGTTTCCTGCGGCACTTGCGCGGCCAGCACAGCTACGCGAATACGTGCAGCCACATACtctggatgcgccgccaaCAGGGCCAGGTAcgcgtcgcgtgcctgCGTCTGCTCACCGAGCGATTCGAGGGCGCGGCCGATATTGTAGTTGGCCATCACCTTGATAGCCTGTGCCTCGTCATTCTCGCCGGGCGCCTgaagcgcgcgctgcagaTGTGATAGCGCGCGACGCAGTGCATGAGCATCCGATTCGTGAGCCAGCAGGGCGCCCATATtcagctcgagcgcatacGCCAAAGGCGCCGATGgatcgacgagctggcgcGCCTCTTCGTACTGCTCCACGGCACGTTCACGAGCACTGGGTGCCCACAAAAATGCGAGGCGAGCACGCACGCGTGGAtcgtcggccatgcgcacaatggcacgcagcgtgagTTCGGACAGGCGCTCCGAGGCCAGCGCTCCGCCCTCGCCCGTCGACGTAGGCGACAAGAGCGACTGAGCCTCGGCTGCGGTACGCACGACGCGATCAAGTAGGGTACACGCACGGTGGCGGTCCATTTGAGGATCGTGAGAGGCTGCCAACAATAGACCGGCCATCAGGGCCAGATCGGTCGCGTAAGCCGTGGATCCACTGGGCCGAGTGAGGACAGCATCGAGGGTGCGGACAGCGCCGAC from the Malassezia restricta chromosome II, complete sequence genome contains:
- a CDS encoding nucleolar protein 56, producing MPGTPTHVLFESAVGLALFKVEQVESIGSQTKQVQEAMDDLPSFGKMVKLLSFSPFKSAPDALQGALDISEGVANEHLKTLLTQNLRPEGKKVKGIELGVCDRNLASSIVGELGIPCDTGETSQELIRGVRLHAEKLLKGMADGDLARAQLGLGHSFSRSKVKFNVNRSDNMIIQAIALLDTLDKDVNTFAMRVREWYGWHFPELVRIVPDNITYARLARYIKAKEHLSEDNLEDLTDILEGDETAAHNVLDAARASMGTEVGELDMINIENFADRVVHLADYRKSMHAYLVEKMHLVAPNLSALLGEVVGARLISHAGSLTNLAKYPASTVQILGAEKALFRALKTKGNTPKYGLIYHASAISRAAPKNKGRMSRFLANKISIACRIDCFSEAPSTKFGEVLHMQVEERLAFYETGKPTTKNSDAMRKAIAAIEEAAGDLMDVDAEEDDKEDVEADEEEDSADKKKTLKTSSKVDKKKKKKDKKSKSEDVEKAAKKAAKKAEKEEKKKKKKDA
- a CDS encoding 20S proteasome subunit alpha 1 — protein: MSRSSYDRHLTIFSPEGRLYQVEYAFKAISGAGITAVAVRGRDTVVVATQKKLPDKLIDASTVTHIFMITPQIGCVVTGRTPDARAQVQRARSEAAEFQYKYGYPITPDLLAKRLANINQVYTQKAAMRPLGIAMILIGLDDEQGQEPQIFKLDPAGHYVGYRATASGTKQTEAISFLEKQFKRVPTAMAPDAALAEAENMVRELSREDVLDMAVNTLHTVLAQELKPSEVEIGIVGGPAVRDPSADPREAEAQRRFRTLGEADIVQILERLAERD
- a CDS encoding RNA polymerase-associated protein CTR9, translated to MHLPKSLELVLATNESITIDLDPLPAADEIDVVMDMLVEEKPPAFFWTALASRCWNAGRRDEAELIVQRGCAVMPVHRPHDCAPLFALQAAFLLSEARAAPKQVLSEARYQQLGERRTKQHYFRQVQESLQHAQTSNAHHALLVQVRAITALMSGDTALASKQFDALLSRAPYHPVALMGRACVQLRTRQFVSALHTYQQALRVTIRMDQSADKHQDPALAWHGADPRVGIGLCLWSLGHYDAARRAWRRATAYRSDASAPHVLLGLSLMNAAKYPGALPAGVYGAHSQRSEEEARRAAYADGLQHIQQAWQRDKTCAITAVVLASHVASQALHGMADLWPAAYDMTTPRGASTSRDTLSTTLERAVKLGEHAVQYADARSIVTHAWLQYAHALHLTSHLPEHATDHTARVTAQRYYTQVLEMLARSSTDVHRHALAHGQGLATLGLAQLQASTGDTVGAVRTLDAVLTRPSGSTAYATDLALMAGLLLAASHDPQMDRHRACTLLDRVVRTAAEAQSLLSPTSTGEGGALASERLSELTLRAIVRMADDPRVRARLAFLWAPSARERAVEQYEEARQLVDPSAPLAYALELNMGALLAHESDAHALRRALSHLQRALQAPGENDEAQAIKVMANYNIGRALESLGEQTQARDAYLALLAAHPEYVAARIRVAVLAAQVPQETEVQDGGVMRSARDVANARFKEALSSDPSDLSVRAEYMRFLAGTYPANRHAAWQALKDSAAQLFLGPDAGKAVFGSASIAKRATEEARHDAYSLGALGWAYYQLGIHAAPGPNQRAERAKCMLRAADLFDKALAANPQNVFAAQGLAILVADDALGDPNVAPDTLEARRKAAAEDATALFGKLRDVRDDASVYVCQGHAFMLCGAWDRAAHVYELALTRYDCGRDPAVLQYSARALYALGMHEHAMSHIDVAMSQLDTAAQVLLERCGGSSADMAHVSSTAGIEWKQLQYNRAVMAHKALQMLYDEPMEQRTSAHLRMAIEWVRQAQPLLEGVLMDAAKHQQLLYITDEVVEQRAKYADMSLLKQAEPQLQEAVAHEDAQREKLARLDEKQREREAHLTQLRREKEEEHRRRAEAIAESRRRAREEASQIEYDREPSPEPRKPRASAPRKKKTAPAASDEEPDTFVARDDEQLFEESSDEDEEEAPPSNDDQDDDPPLASDAPAAEPMQEASDQETEAPVNPMRARLEALARERKQRNEEPRPKKRHGDKATRREAKKAKVDSTE